The Tepidisphaeraceae bacterium genome contains a region encoding:
- a CDS encoding DUF5615 family PIN-like protein, whose protein sequence is MRILADAHIGWLIVRHLETLGHDVLRAATFPPSTSDAEILKRAVDEGRVILTSDKDFGELVFRLGLRAVGVVLLRIDVPTEAERLSVVESFWPDIEQAVVGHFVTVTARRVRRIPLP, encoded by the coding sequence ATGAGGATCCTCGCTGACGCGCACATCGGCTGGCTGATCGTCCGGCATCTTGAGACGCTCGGTCACGACGTGTTGCGTGCCGCGACATTCCCGCCAAGCACGTCGGATGCGGAGATCCTGAAACGAGCGGTAGATGAAGGCCGCGTAATTCTGACCAGCGACAAAGACTTCGGCGAACTCGTGTTCAGGCTCGGCCTGCGTGCGGTGGGCGTAGTGTTACTGCGAATTGACGTGCCGACGGAAGCCGAACGCCTCTCCGTTGTCGAATCGTTCTGGCCTGATATCGAGCAGGCGGTGGTCGGGCACTTCGTCACAGTGACGGCTCGGCGCGTTCGTCGGATACCCCTCCCGTAA
- a CDS encoding MgtC/SapB family protein produces MNPFDQYLHQFLSDIGWTAEAIFRLLLAATAGGLVGAEREIRGREAGFRTHILVCMASALVMVVSIQMTRTDWGGAGAGVHVNVDLIRIGYAVMTGIGFLGAGTILQTKGSVRGLTTAAAMWSVAAVGLAAGFGMYSLTIIAATLIVLTLWLFNYVGDAFPRRRYRTVKLRSTWTPERVPEAVDLFKNTLVEVVETSFERTGDLSSVDIQLRVVFSRRRHYYDVERQLHSLRDFQLVSAQTT; encoded by the coding sequence ATGAACCCATTCGATCAGTACCTGCACCAGTTCCTGTCCGATATCGGCTGGACCGCCGAAGCGATCTTTCGCCTGCTGTTGGCCGCCACTGCCGGTGGGCTGGTGGGGGCCGAGCGGGAGATCCGTGGCCGCGAGGCGGGGTTCCGCACGCACATCCTCGTCTGCATGGCCAGCGCGCTGGTGATGGTCGTGTCGATCCAGATGACGCGCACCGACTGGGGCGGCGCCGGGGCGGGTGTGCATGTCAACGTCGATCTGATCCGCATCGGGTACGCGGTGATGACGGGCATCGGCTTCCTGGGCGCCGGCACGATTCTGCAGACGAAGGGTTCGGTGCGCGGCCTGACGACCGCCGCCGCCATGTGGTCCGTCGCCGCCGTTGGGCTGGCCGCCGGCTTCGGGATGTACTCGCTGACGATCATCGCGGCGACGCTGATCGTCCTGACGCTCTGGCTGTTCAACTACGTCGGCGACGCCTTCCCACGCCGCCGTTACCGCACGGTCAAGCTGCGCTCGACCTGGACGCCCGAGCGCGTGCCGGAGGCGGTCGACCTGTTTAAGAACACGCTCGTGGAGGTGGTTGAAACCAGCTTCGAGCGCACGGGCGATCTTAGCTCGGTCGACATCCAGCTGCGCGTCGTCTTCTCGAGGCGCCGCCACTACTACGACGTGGAACGGCAACTTCATTCGCTGCGTGACTTTCAGTTGGTCTCCGCGCAGACGACCTGA
- a CDS encoding aminopeptidase, protein MRDPRLERLADVLVNYSTAVKKDQVVRISGPPIAQPLIVELYRKVLAAGGHPAVRMVPEELNEIFLKNATDEQLKWCNPISQYEYERIDCSIGIWAEENTKALSNCDPKKIGATQAARKPLMDIFMKRAAEGSLKWVGTQYPSQAPAQDAEMSLAEYEDFVFNAGLLNHPDPVAAWKKVSERQQRLVDFLQGKKEYRVVSANGTDVRMSLEGKTWVNCDGHENFPDGEVFSGPVIDSVEGQMNFSFPAVHHGRECDGVKLTFRNGKVVDASAAKGEDFLISMLDMDAGSRHIGENAIGTNYDIQQYTRNTLFDEKIGGTVHFALGAGYPESGNNNQSGLHWDMVVDLRQGGFVEVDGVKIIVDGKFTKEGMPGL, encoded by the coding sequence ATGCGTGACCCCCGCTTGGAACGACTTGCCGATGTGCTGGTGAACTACTCGACGGCCGTGAAGAAGGACCAGGTTGTCCGCATCAGTGGCCCCCCGATCGCCCAGCCGCTGATCGTCGAGCTCTACCGCAAGGTGCTGGCCGCCGGTGGTCACCCGGCCGTGCGCATGGTGCCCGAAGAGCTCAACGAGATCTTCCTGAAGAACGCCACGGACGAACAGTTGAAGTGGTGCAACCCGATCAGCCAATACGAGTACGAGCGCATCGACTGCAGCATCGGCATCTGGGCTGAGGAAAACACCAAGGCCCTCAGCAACTGCGATCCGAAAAAGATCGGCGCCACACAGGCGGCCCGCAAGCCGCTCATGGACATCTTCATGAAGCGCGCCGCCGAGGGATCGCTGAAGTGGGTCGGCACGCAGTACCCGTCGCAGGCGCCCGCCCAGGACGCCGAGATGAGCCTGGCCGAGTACGAGGACTTCGTCTTCAACGCCGGCCTGCTGAACCACCCCGACCCGGTCGCGGCGTGGAAGAAGGTCAGCGAGCGCCAACAGCGCCTCGTGGATTTCCTGCAGGGCAAGAAGGAGTACCGCGTTGTGTCCGCCAACGGCACCGACGTGCGCATGAGCCTTGAAGGCAAAACCTGGGTGAACTGCGACGGCCACGAGAACTTCCCCGATGGTGAGGTGTTCAGCGGCCCCGTGATCGACAGCGTCGAGGGACAGATGAACTTCAGCTTCCCGGCCGTCCATCACGGCCGCGAGTGCGATGGGGTAAAGCTGACGTTCCGCAACGGCAAGGTCGTCGACGCCAGCGCGGCCAAGGGCGAGGACTTCCTCATCTCCATGCTCGACATGGACGCCGGCAGCCGCCACATCGGTGAGAACGCCATCGGCACCAACTACGACATCCAGCAGTACACGCGCAACACCCTGTTTGACGAAAAGATCGGCGGCACCGTCCACTTCGCGCTCGGCGCCGGCTACCCCGAAAGCGGCAACAACAACCAGTCCGGCCTGCACTGGGACATGGTCGTCGACCTTCGCCAAGGTGGCTTCGTGGAAGTGGACGGCGTGAAGATCATCGTGGACGGAAAGTTCACCAAAGAGGGCATGCCGGGGCTATAA
- a CDS encoding DUF2281 domain-containing protein encodes MTKRLEQAINGMSPDAIRELEDFAEFLQSRRPNPEQAVPDRRLSLSWAGGLAHLRDQYASGVELAHAIRDEWADSVAPHATRTDGDKTHLDGD; translated from the coding sequence ATGACCAAACGACTTGAACAAGCGATCAACGGGATGTCTCCTGACGCGATCAGGGAGTTGGAAGATTTCGCAGAGTTCCTTCAGTCGCGCCGGCCGAATCCCGAACAAGCGGTCCCCGATCGCCGACTGTCTCTCAGCTGGGCTGGTGGGTTGGCGCATCTGCGCGATCAGTACGCCTCCGGTGTCGAACTCGCACATGCAATTCGCGATGAGTGGGCGGATTCCGTTGCGCCCCACGCTACGAGAACCGATGGAGATAAAACGCATCTCGACGGAGACTAA
- a CDS encoding Flp family type IVb pilin, with product MRRIKDTLRSIVRDESGTEIIEYALILGIISVASISMITVFGEKVLAKWTSIDSHSF from the coding sequence ATGCGACGTATCAAGGACACGCTCAGGTCGATCGTACGCGACGAATCCGGCACGGAGATCATCGAGTACGCGCTGATCCTGGGCATCATCAGCGTCGCGTCGATCTCGATGATCACGGTCTTCGGTGAAAAGGTCCTGGCAAAATGGACCTCCATCGACAGCCACAGCTTCTAA
- the nadB gene encoding L-aspartate oxidase, protein MFEALTQRRYLVPFKASRLPQQVTDVLVIGGGVAGLRAAIAAADAGADVLILTKDSVDESNTWYAQGGVAAVLQPLDSVEAHIKDTEIVGVGLCDEEAVRITVEEGPKRVLELLQWGANFDKQAGNAYDLAYGLEGGHSYARILHAYGDATGKEMAQTLIRKVRSSDNIRISENTFAIDLVTDDGRCVGALALIDGKETLIWAQRTILASGGAGQLYRESTNPKIATADGHAMAYRAGAKLQDMEMVQFHPTTLYIAGASRALITEAVRGEGAYLVDRNGYRFMFDYHKDGELAPRDVVSRAIVEQIRRTHFTHVFLDARHLEQTKFRERFPQLQKLLTDFELDSAKDLIPTHPATHYMIGGVDADEMGRTSLNGLYAVGEASCSGLHGANRLASNSLLEGLTFGARAGEDAAREATANAVKFPHHLEYKIDKSNKTELDIVDVKSSLRSVMWRNVGIERDGDRLTETREIIAFWSRYVMDKTFNPTTLGQPAAVAGWELQNMLTVCFLVTTAAYTRTESRGAHYRLDYPERLDDHWRLHLLWRRPMETPIPEPIE, encoded by the coding sequence ATGTTCGAAGCCCTCACCCAACGCCGTTATTTGGTCCCGTTCAAAGCGTCCCGCCTGCCGCAGCAGGTGACGGACGTGCTGGTCATTGGTGGCGGTGTCGCGGGGCTGCGTGCGGCGATCGCGGCGGCGGACGCGGGGGCCGACGTGCTGATCCTCACCAAGGACTCCGTCGATGAATCCAATACATGGTACGCCCAAGGGGGCGTGGCGGCGGTGTTGCAACCGTTGGATTCGGTGGAAGCGCACATCAAGGACACCGAGATCGTTGGCGTCGGATTGTGCGATGAAGAGGCAGTCCGCATCACCGTCGAAGAGGGGCCCAAGCGCGTCCTCGAACTGCTTCAGTGGGGCGCGAACTTCGATAAGCAGGCCGGCAATGCGTACGACTTGGCCTATGGCCTCGAAGGGGGCCACAGCTACGCGCGCATCCTGCACGCCTACGGTGACGCGACGGGCAAGGAGATGGCTCAGACGCTCATCCGCAAGGTGCGATCCAGCGACAACATCCGCATCAGCGAGAACACCTTCGCGATCGACCTCGTCACCGACGATGGCCGTTGCGTAGGGGCACTGGCGCTGATCGATGGCAAAGAAACGCTCATCTGGGCCCAGCGGACGATCTTGGCCAGTGGCGGGGCGGGCCAGCTGTATCGCGAAAGCACGAATCCGAAGATCGCCACCGCTGACGGTCACGCGATGGCGTACCGCGCCGGGGCGAAACTGCAGGACATGGAGATGGTGCAGTTCCATCCCACCACGCTCTACATCGCCGGTGCCAGCCGTGCATTGATCACCGAAGCCGTGCGCGGCGAGGGCGCGTACCTCGTCGATCGCAACGGTTACCGCTTCATGTTCGACTACCACAAGGACGGCGAGCTCGCGCCGCGCGACGTGGTCAGCCGGGCGATCGTCGAACAGATCCGTCGCACGCACTTCACGCACGTCTTCCTCGACGCGCGACACCTGGAACAAACAAAGTTCCGCGAGCGCTTCCCGCAGTTGCAGAAGCTGCTGACCGACTTCGAACTGGACTCCGCCAAGGACCTCATCCCCACGCACCCCGCGACGCACTACATGATCGGCGGTGTGGACGCCGACGAGATGGGCCGCACGAGCCTCAACGGTTTGTACGCCGTCGGCGAAGCCAGTTGCAGCGGCCTGCACGGGGCCAATCGATTGGCAAGCAATTCGCTGTTGGAAGGTCTGACCTTCGGCGCCCGCGCCGGTGAGGACGCCGCCCGCGAGGCGACGGCAAACGCCGTGAAGTTCCCGCATCACCTTGAATACAAGATTGACAAGAGCAACAAGACCGAGCTGGACATCGTCGACGTGAAGAGCTCCCTGCGCAGCGTGATGTGGCGCAACGTCGGCATTGAGCGCGACGGCGACCGCCTGACCGAGACGCGCGAGATCATCGCGTTCTGGAGCCGCTACGTGATGGACAAGACCTTCAACCCCACGACGCTCGGCCAACCCGCCGCCGTCGCGGGTTGGGAGTTGCAGAACATGCTGACGGTCTGCTTCCTCGTCACCACCGCCGCCTACACGCGCACCGAGAGCCGCGGCGCGCACTATCGCTTGGATTACCCCGAGCGCCTCGACGACCACTGGCGCCTTCACCTGCTGTGGCGCCGGCCGATGGAGACGCCGATTCCAGAACCGATTGAGTAG
- a CDS encoding GNAT family N-acetyltransferase: MDGLDIRPAIASDLLSINEIYNHYVGSSTATYQTRPMSLQERAAWFAKYDGLHPVIVAERDGRIVGWASLGEFHKREAFRNTVESSIYVRHDQRRLGIGKALLAELIQQARVIGHHTIIASIDSEQSASIVLHEHAGFARVGRLHQVGYKFGRWLDVIYMQMML; encoded by the coding sequence ATGGACGGCCTCGACATCCGCCCTGCCATCGCGTCCGATCTGCTGTCGATCAACGAGATCTACAACCACTACGTCGGCTCCTCCACCGCAACGTACCAGACGCGCCCGATGTCGCTACAAGAGCGGGCGGCGTGGTTTGCCAAGTACGACGGGCTGCACCCGGTGATCGTCGCCGAGCGCGATGGGCGGATCGTCGGCTGGGCGTCGCTGGGCGAGTTCCACAAGCGCGAGGCGTTTCGCAATACGGTCGAGAGTTCGATCTACGTCCGCCACGACCAGCGCCGTCTGGGCATCGGTAAGGCCCTATTGGCCGAACTGATTCAGCAGGCCCGCGTGATCGGCCACCACACGATCATCGCCTCCATCGACAGCGAACAGTCCGCCAGCATCGTCCTCCACGAACACGCCGGCTTCGCCCGCGTCGGCCGCCTGCATCAGGTGGGGTACAAGTTCGGCCGCTGGCTGGACGTGATTTACATGCAGATGATGTTGTGA
- a CDS encoding PIN domain-containing protein, with protein sequence MYLVDTNVWIESLLLQANANEADQFFRSISPRELLITDFSTHSIILKLHRLNMHAKAVEFADDLLLAPQVTVITILPSHLPSVLKCMLSTGLDYDDAYQYVAAEANNATIVTFDADFTKTPRGGKSPGQAVAERRTTPGSP encoded by the coding sequence ATGTATCTGGTCGACACCAACGTTTGGATCGAATCCCTGCTTTTACAAGCGAACGCCAACGAGGCCGATCAGTTCTTTCGATCCATCTCTCCGCGCGAGCTACTGATCACGGATTTCTCGACGCACAGCATCATCCTGAAGCTGCACAGACTGAACATGCACGCCAAAGCCGTCGAGTTTGCCGACGATCTGCTGCTGGCTCCGCAGGTGACGGTCATCACCATCCTGCCGTCCCACTTACCCAGCGTGCTGAAGTGCATGCTGTCGACGGGTTTGGACTACGACGATGCTTATCAGTACGTCGCTGCGGAGGCGAATAACGCGACGATCGTGACGTTTGATGCCGACTTTACAAAGACTCCGCGAGGTGGCAAGTCGCCGGGACAAGCCGTGGCCGAAAGACGGACCACACCGGGGAGCCCCTAA
- a CDS encoding DUF433 domain-containing protein, whose amino-acid sequence MDWTQYIDRDPQVMLGKPVFRGTRITVEFVLDRLSQGATADDLLSNYEGLRPEHIPAALAYAAATIRNDELVAAR is encoded by the coding sequence ATGGACTGGACGCAGTACATCGATCGAGATCCGCAGGTGATGTTAGGTAAACCGGTCTTCCGTGGCACGCGCATCACGGTCGAATTCGTCCTGGACCGACTGTCCCAAGGCGCCACTGCGGACGACCTGCTGTCCAACTATGAGGGGCTGCGACCCGAACACATCCCCGCGGCTCTCGCGTACGCTGCCGCCACCATACGCAATGACGAACTGGTCGCGGCGCGATGA
- a CDS encoding cobalamin-dependent protein (Presence of a B(12) (cobalamin)-binding domain implies dependence on cobalamin itself, in one of its several forms, or in some unusual lineages, dependence on a cobalamin-like analog.), with the protein MILPALTEAKGPFWRPIKYSLFPPLGLATLAAYLDRDLDQVQIIDEHVEGDVPIDRPLADVPDLVVIQVYITNARRAYRLADYYRAQGAFVALGGLHVTSLPDEARPHADVIFLGPGEHTFPQFLRDRRAGAVRAQYNSADHPRTLVGLPPVRRDLIHRQRYLVPNSIVVTRGCPFHCDFCYKDAFFEGGKTFYTQTVDDALSEIARLPGRHLYFLDDHLLGNRAFARDLFAGMKGMNRIFQGAATVDSILKGPAIEQAAAAGLRSIFVGFESLDEANLRETNKGQNLGKDYVRDPSAG; encoded by the coding sequence ATGATCCTGCCAGCACTGACCGAGGCGAAAGGGCCGTTCTGGCGACCGATTAAGTACTCGCTGTTTCCCCCGTTAGGATTGGCAACGCTGGCGGCCTACCTCGACCGCGATCTAGATCAGGTGCAGATCATCGACGAACACGTTGAAGGCGACGTGCCAATCGACCGTCCGCTGGCGGACGTGCCGGATCTGGTCGTGATCCAGGTCTACATTACCAATGCACGACGGGCCTATCGGCTGGCCGACTACTATCGCGCGCAGGGGGCATTCGTGGCGCTTGGCGGCCTGCACGTCACCAGCCTGCCAGATGAAGCACGGCCACATGCCGACGTGATCTTCCTCGGGCCCGGCGAGCACACGTTCCCGCAGTTCCTGCGCGATCGGCGCGCCGGCGCGGTGCGCGCGCAGTACAACTCGGCCGACCACCCGCGCACGCTCGTCGGCCTGCCGCCGGTGCGGCGCGATTTGATCCATCGACAGCGCTACCTCGTGCCCAACTCGATCGTGGTGACGCGCGGCTGCCCGTTCCACTGCGACTTCTGCTACAAGGACGCGTTCTTCGAAGGGGGCAAAACCTTCTACACGCAGACGGTCGACGATGCGTTGTCCGAGATCGCGCGGCTGCCGGGGCGGCACCTCTACTTCCTCGACGACCACCTGCTCGGCAACCGCGCCTTCGCGCGCGACCTGTTTGCCGGAATGAAGGGGATGAACCGCATCTTCCAGGGTGCAGCGACCGTCGATTCCATCCTCAAGGGGCCCGCGATCGAGCAGGCGGCCGCTGCGGGATTGCGGTCGATCTTCGTCGGATTCGAATCGCTGGATGAGGCAAACCTGCGGGAGACGAACAAGGGGCAAAACCTTGGCAAGGATTACGTCCGCGATCCGTCGGCTGGATGA
- a CDS encoding NADH-quinone oxidoreductase subunit C, which translates to MPRTINHPALAPLKAKFPDIGLKVGEFRDMVTIVVPCEHLLDVCRYLRDDPALRFEMLAELNGVDYLNYPGAKDRFAVNYGLSSLSRNDRLWLKVFLNPTQDTVGGTPLRDEDAEADGDPGLKVPSVTGIWPGAEWMEREAYDMFGIIFTGHPDLRRLLTWNGYGNYPLRKDYPLRGNGERENYKIITREGA; encoded by the coding sequence ATGCCCCGTACGATCAACCATCCTGCCCTGGCCCCGCTGAAAGCCAAGTTTCCCGACATCGGGCTGAAGGTCGGCGAGTTCCGCGACATGGTGACAATCGTCGTGCCGTGCGAGCATTTGCTCGACGTCTGCCGTTACCTGCGCGACGACCCGGCGTTGCGGTTCGAGATGCTGGCGGAGCTGAACGGCGTCGACTACCTGAACTACCCCGGCGCCAAGGATCGCTTTGCCGTCAACTACGGTCTGAGCAGCCTGTCGCGCAACGACCGCCTGTGGCTGAAGGTCTTCCTGAACCCCACGCAGGATACGGTCGGCGGCACGCCCCTGCGCGACGAGGACGCCGAGGCCGACGGTGACCCCGGCCTGAAGGTCCCCAGCGTCACCGGCATCTGGCCCGGCGCCGAATGGATGGAGCGCGAGGCCTACGACATGTTCGGCATCATCTTCACCGGCCACCCCGATTTGCGCCGCCTGCTCACTTGGAACGGCTACGGCAACTACCCGCTGCGCAAGGACTACCCGCTACGCGGTAACGGTGAACGCGAGAACTACAAGATCATCACGCGCGAAGGGGCGTAG
- a CDS encoding C45 family peptidase has product MDGSTPTTPRDPAKLLTLQLTGTDPRAWGAQHGEAFASEIRELAAIRSDLLATALRGWTTAQVERLCDDHLHTLATRYPATLAELEGIGAGSGTSLRELIILNGYTDLRDFSASDRPAVEDGCSAMAIKGPHINFAAQTWDMHASAEPFTLLLDLPNATVPARVLTLTGCLGLCGVNAAGVSVMINNFHCRQTNRGGIVWPGLVRQMLDQRTAHAAVATLKANLPSSGHNYLVSDRDEAFNIETTGLRHEQTGHVAREMVAAIGHTNHFVGALNSEEIVARRSTSTDARLAALDAFFADHPAAEVTGTVARAAFFEAGALCDCVCFPKPQDPAAACTCGGIAVDYATGTAMAFRGLYDKAHAIEWRF; this is encoded by the coding sequence ATGGACGGATCCACGCCCACTACACCACGCGACCCCGCGAAACTGCTTACGCTACAGTTGACCGGCACCGACCCGCGCGCGTGGGGCGCTCAACACGGCGAGGCATTCGCCAGCGAGATTCGCGAACTGGCGGCGATTCGTTCGGACCTATTGGCGACCGCGCTGCGCGGCTGGACGACCGCGCAGGTCGAGCGGCTGTGCGACGATCACTTGCACACGCTGGCCACGCGTTACCCGGCGACCTTGGCGGAACTGGAAGGCATCGGCGCCGGATCCGGCACGTCGCTGCGTGAGCTGATCATCCTGAACGGATACACGGATCTGCGCGACTTCTCCGCGAGCGACCGACCCGCAGTCGAGGACGGTTGCTCGGCGATGGCGATCAAGGGCCCCCACATCAACTTCGCGGCTCAGACGTGGGACATGCACGCATCGGCCGAGCCGTTCACCCTACTGCTCGACCTTCCCAACGCCACCGTGCCCGCACGGGTGCTGACCCTAACCGGCTGCCTCGGCCTGTGCGGTGTGAACGCGGCCGGCGTCAGCGTGATGATTAATAACTTCCATTGCCGCCAGACGAACCGCGGTGGCATTGTCTGGCCCGGCCTGGTGCGGCAAATGCTCGACCAGCGCACCGCTCACGCCGCGGTCGCGACGCTGAAGGCCAACCTGCCCAGTTCGGGCCATAACTACCTGGTCAGCGATCGAGATGAGGCATTCAACATCGAGACGACCGGATTGCGGCACGAGCAGACCGGTCACGTCGCGCGCGAGATGGTCGCCGCCATCGGCCACACGAACCACTTCGTTGGCGCACTGAATTCCGAGGAGATTGTCGCTCGCCGGAGCACGTCGACCGACGCGCGCCTGGCCGCGCTCGACGCGTTCTTCGCCGACCATCCCGCCGCCGAGGTAACGGGGACCGTCGCCAGGGCCGCTTTCTTCGAAGCGGGCGCCTTATGCGACTGCGTTTGCTTTCCGAAGCCCCAGGACCCCGCCGCCGCCTGCACCTGCGGCGGCATCGCGGTCGATTACGCCACGGGGACGGCGATGGCGTTCAGAGGGCTTTACGACAAAGCGCACGCGATCGAGTGGCGATTCTAG
- the zwf gene encoding glucose-6-phosphate dehydrogenase, translated as MPTAPACAIVIFGASGDLAKRKLIPALFELARENTLNDASYLVGYSRSPMTDEQYRQECYDAIKKFARNGMDEALWKKLEPRISYQSGDYGDAASYAKLADSLNGYDKQFGGGGNRLFYLSTPPAAFEPIITQLGQLKPAGNGDNGSGKKIWQRIIIEKPFGRDLDSAKKLNALLHKYFEEEQIYRIDHYLGKETVQNLMVLRFANAIFEPLWNHKYIDHVQITVSETLGVGKRGGYYNSSGALRDMVQNHMFQLMALAAMEPPTALDAVSIRDEKVKVFRSIRRINPERVDDFVVRAQYGAGEAGGESTPGYLKEKDVPAESGTETFAALKLYIDNWRWSGTPFYLRTGKSLSQKVSEIAVRFRSPPQTLFQRQCDTQLYPNDLIIRVQPDEGISWRINGKVPGGQGQLNIKPVALDFLYKTTFNVEPPEAYERLISDATFGDQTLFIRGDEAEAAWAVVDPIEQGWAMSKKPPAQYAPGSWGPKRAQDLIENDGRRWLHTGGEVEPIIACSL; from the coding sequence ATGCCAACTGCCCCCGCGTGCGCGATCGTCATCTTTGGTGCCAGCGGCGACCTGGCCAAGCGGAAGCTTATCCCGGCGCTGTTCGAACTGGCGCGCGAGAACACGCTGAACGATGCGTCGTACCTGGTCGGTTACTCGCGCTCGCCGATGACCGACGAGCAGTATCGCCAGGAGTGCTACGACGCGATCAAGAAGTTCGCCCGCAACGGGATGGACGAGGCGCTCTGGAAGAAGCTCGAGCCGCGCATCTCGTACCAGTCCGGCGACTACGGCGACGCCGCCAGCTACGCGAAGCTCGCCGACTCGCTGAACGGTTACGACAAGCAGTTCGGTGGCGGGGGCAACCGCCTGTTCTACCTCTCAACCCCACCGGCGGCGTTCGAGCCGATCATCACCCAACTGGGCCAGCTGAAGCCGGCCGGCAATGGTGACAATGGGTCGGGCAAGAAGATCTGGCAGCGCATCATCATTGAGAAACCCTTTGGGCGCGACTTGGACAGCGCCAAGAAGCTGAACGCGCTGCTGCACAAGTACTTCGAGGAAGAGCAGATCTACCGCATCGACCATTACCTGGGCAAAGAGACGGTGCAGAACCTGATGGTGCTGCGGTTCGCCAATGCAATCTTCGAGCCACTGTGGAACCACAAGTACATCGACCACGTCCAGATCACGGTCAGCGAGACGCTGGGCGTGGGCAAGCGGGGCGGCTACTACAACTCGAGCGGCGCGCTGCGCGACATGGTGCAGAACCACATGTTCCAGCTGATGGCGCTGGCGGCGATGGAGCCCCCGACGGCGCTGGACGCGGTAAGCATTCGCGATGAAAAGGTGAAGGTGTTCCGGTCGATCCGCCGGATTAACCCCGAGCGCGTCGACGACTTCGTGGTGCGCGCCCAGTACGGCGCCGGCGAGGCGGGTGGGGAATCGACGCCGGGCTATCTGAAGGAAAAGGACGTGCCTGCGGAAAGCGGCACCGAGACGTTCGCGGCGCTGAAGCTGTACATCGACAACTGGCGCTGGAGCGGCACGCCGTTCTACCTGCGCACGGGCAAGTCTTTATCGCAGAAGGTCAGCGAGATTGCCGTGCGGTTCCGCTCACCACCGCAGACGCTGTTCCAGCGGCAGTGCGACACGCAGTTGTACCCCAACGACCTCATCATCCGCGTGCAGCCGGACGAGGGCATCAGCTGGCGCATCAACGGAAAGGTGCCCGGCGGGCAGGGGCAGCTGAACATCAAGCCCGTCGCGCTCGACTTCCTGTACAAGACGACCTTCAACGTCGAACCGCCCGAGGCCTACGAACGCCTGATCTCCGACGCCACGTTCGGCGATCAGACCCTCTTCATCCGCGGCGACGAGGCCGAGGCCGCTTGGGCGGTGGTCGACCCGATCGAGCAGGGCTGGGCGATGTCCAAGAAGCCGCCTGCCCAGTACGCGCCAGGATCGTGGGGGCCCAAGCGGGCGCAGGATTTGATCGAGAACGACGGCCGGCGCTGGCTGCACACCGGGGGAGAGGTCGAGCCGATTATCGCGTGTTCGTTGTAA